The DNA window AGCCAGCCAGCCAGTCCAATGACGTAAGATTATTCTATACTTCATCTGAAATATTTCTCCTCTTATACTATCGTCAAATGTTACTACGTTGATCACAAACACATGTCAACttccataaaaatataaaaaaccgACATGATTTAATGAAATTGGAATAAAGAGAGAAACACTCTTGGTAAAATGCATGAGTAAGAGCCAATAATTCCGCCACCTCGGCATTCTATCGCTAGAGCCACTTATCAACAAGTTCGAGAATTAAGCAAATACAGTTAAGATTCGGTTTAACATGGGAGAATTTCTTAGAGGCTCAAATTTGTTGTTGAACATTTGGACATTACGAAGCAGCagtaaaacatgaaattttaaacatgcTTCTTCATGTTATTCCATTCATCGCAATGTCCATTGGCGACTTAGCATCTAGACGTACAGGTGGATCATGATTTTCCGTTTCTGAAGCAGTGGTTAATGGCATCACCCTAGATGACTCTACATGTGTGGTTGTGAAGATTTCTTCGAGTTATTCTTTCTGCGAACCTTGACAAAAGCCTTCTCCAAATCCTGTAATTATTAAAACATTGCAAGACTGAAGCAAGCATGTCTCAAGCAGAAAAATGACACTGCAAGCCcaaattttgctttttatttttttaagttttgaaCTTTGAAATGCCAGAAGTTTACAATGTATCATATGAAACTAAGCGAGTTAACTCCTCAGCTAATAATACTAGATTTGTAGTATACCTGAACTTGTTCAGCATTCGATTTATCTGAGGCCCAAAGCCCCTCAAAGTTATAATAAGCTCTTGCTTTCTCATCAACAGCATGCACGATCAATTTTCCTATCAAAATCATCAGAAGTCATGCAATCACAaggtgttaaaatgttaaatcacTACTTAACTGCACCAAACATGTTAACCCTTTCTAATCAACTTCTAAACACACTTCTATTAATATTATTGGTTTGTCCTATGAAGTTCATAGAGTTTGATGTGGTTTAAGATGTACATAAGAAAGAAAATGTATGCTTTTAAGGAGCTTGAGATTCGACGAAAAGGCAATTCAATTGAATTGAATGCAAAATTTGTCAACATGGTTACCGAAGGTTTTTACCAAATCTTGTAAGCATTTTAATCATTGTAGTCATAGCACTTGCTACCATTTGCACCAATGAAGAACATCTGGACTGGTGATTCAATTGTTTAGAAAGGAACCTATGAAGGAGCAAAAAAGGGTACCAGAATCTATTGCGATCCACTTCCCCCCTTCTTGCCCTACCACAGTAGGCAGCAACATCCTACTTGCACCTCTCTGCTTTTGCTTAACCTGCTCATTTTAACAAAATAGTAAATCAAAAGTCAGACTGTAATGTCCGAAGCTACATCTATAGACTAAACTAAATCTACATCAACAAGTAATCTACATCAACAAGTAACCATGGGGTTGTTTCAAGGTTCAAGGAAGATTCAAGCACCATCCCGACTAATTTCATGTATAAACCTCTAAAAACAGATCTTTCACAAAACAAATTGACAACAACTACTTTAATGCTATGCTAATATCATACAGAGTGAGGAGATGTGCAGGCATTCATGTGTAAAAAAATTGGgcatgaaacttaaattttggGGAATCGAAAATTGACCAACAGAAATTGAGACTTGACATTTGAACTTGTGtatggtttaaaatatttgggtACGCACATCAATTATAGTTTTAGGTAAATCCACAGCCACTTAATCCTACTACGATAATTTCACTGACATctgtcattaaaactcaacctTTCAAGACGATAACATATACATAGTGGTTTTATAAATAAGTGAAATGAATAATTTTAGAAAATCATTGCAATTTGGTGCACACACTTTGATATCATTATCCATCCACGCCATTTGAGAACACGCAGTAAATCCACGCACACAGACAACACACTCGGAGTACAATCTATGTATAAATATGGTGGAATTCGATGGACGAATAAAAACATGTGGTTCccatatcaaaatattaaattacaAAGTGCTTCACAGGCACAGCTTTCGTCAGCTGCTGccttaaaaaaaattgcagCAGAAAGAGTGACATATCGACACATTCAGATTAGAATGGGGAACAGAAACCTGCCTTGTAAATTAGGGCTTGAGAGATGTTGCGAACGTGCCACGGAGACCGACCAGTGGCGATCACCATGTAATCTGTGAACTCACAACGTTCTGGAGCTGGAATAACCTTAACATCGTCGGCTCCGACATCATGGAGGATCTTTTCAACCTCCTCCAAGCTTAACAATTCCTTCTTCGTTGCGACAAAGTCTGTGACGTCATGTGAAATGCTGGAGAATCCGATTTGACGAGCGAAAATTGAAGAAGAGGTTAGGTCTTCACACCGATGACTGATGGAAAATGACGTAGAGGACAGAACTCGGCGGCGCAACACCGACCACATTGAATCGCCACCGCACTGGCAGGGGTATAGCCCACGCAAATAGGGCTTTTGTGTTTTGACTTATTTTTATAGTATGTGATATATTTGCATATCATCCATGACTAAGCGatgttaaaaatcatataattaatgaaaaaatattatttcttgtgctaaagtattattttttattgtaaatatcgatatAGTTGATcagtctcacaaataaaaattcgtgacacggtctcacaagagatctactcttaaTTTTCGATGTCATCGGGTCAATTTTTCAAAGTCACGTCATCCATTTTTTGACATTATGATACTACTCtggtgaaaaaaaataaaaattttcgatGAGAACGTCACTCATTTAAATGGTATACAAATCAAATCGAAttgaatattaataaaattttaaattttgaattatttattttagttCAAATTGAATTCGGatacaaaaaaattatactTCTTGTTCGAATTAGATTTGCATCAAGTCTCGAGTTCGACTTTAGTTTGAAATATTCGAACATGTTTATGAGCTATTTTGAAACTAAAAtcttcaaaatatatttatttaatatatataattatactaataaaaatataatagttCACGAGCAGCTCGTGAACTATCgagcaaaaatttaaaatcaaattcagctaattcaaacatgtttgaatTTAACTCGaaattaataatttcaaatgagaATCACATATTTCCAGAGTAATCTAAAAAATCTCAAGAGTCGGTTTAATTCGTTTACATACTTAATTTGATCTAACGTATAGTTATTTCcaaagatttaaaaaaatagcatcattatattttaaatatatataacaccaggatataattttgtttcaaacataaatattaggcatatcaaattataatcaAGTATAcacttttcattttatcaaactaacTATATGAATATTAATTGAGTACCTAAAAGCAACCACTTCTAATTTTACCCTTTAATAATTTGTTATGCCATTTGATTGTGTGAGCTTATTAATAATATTCATATCTATTTCATCTTATTCAtaaatttttctcaaatttcTCTCTATTCTCAAAGTTaacatgtatttttttaaaaaatatctatttattctaataattaaattacggAGCACCTATAACTAAAGTCTTAATATTAATCTTACATATTAGAGTTCTTAATTGAAATTTTCAACGACAAGCAATGattaattttgttaatttaACACGAAGGAGAGATGCTACTGATCTCGTAATTATTATGTGACAAAGATATGTAATGATAATTAtctttttaaattaagagaCTAAAATTTTTAGTTCTTTTTGTCGCACGCGCGCGCACACtcacatatatttatataaaataggtcttttgtgagacggtctcacgtatctttatctgtgagacgggttaaccctatcgatgttcacaataaaaagtaatactcttagcgtaaaaagtaatattttttcatggatgacccaaataagagactcgtctcacaaatacgacccgtgagaccgtctcacataagtttttgccatttATATATACAATTTTGCACTAACAGAATGAATTCGCGTATACTTTTGGATTTTTCTAAAATATCATCAATCTTATAAAACTAAACATATCATTACTATATTATGAttcacaaataaatattttttcatcctatctattattttttatataatttcaatttaaaaaattgataaagttcattttaaatttttttaaaaataatttttttatatagataACATGTATCGCGTATATTATTACCcgttaatatatattatatttgatgGGGGATGAATTGAGTGTGCTGTGACAAGTTGTATAATTATAAAACGTTCTCTAGTTGTTGGCTTATGTGGTCCATTGCAacgattattaaaaaaaaaaatcaattttttttatatcatatatgaaagaaaaaatatgaTTCCTTAACTTAttggtcaatttttttttatatcatatatgaaagaaaaaatatgaTTCCTTAACTTATTGGTTGGAAAAaatttggatatttttaaaagtaTGGAAGAGTTTTCTCTCCTTTCAATCAAAAGTAATAATTGCTACAACCACTTGGGGGAAACAAAAATCTTGATGGGACAATTTGAATAATTATCACCAAATTTGGCATTGGTTTTTTTaaagataataaaatattaaattgataTTGGTTGGTGTAGGTAGAATTTAATTCAAAGAGTCGAATTAGTTCTGTGTATAAGGCAAAGTTATTACCCTTGAATCAAACGCATGCTCGTATTGGTATTACATACattaatgataaataaattcttcccgtacaaaaacaaaaacaaacctACATAAGATTATATCTCAGTTCAATTTCATGCTATAAATCTCATATTTAACtcgattcatgaaaaatattttttttcaaatatatcGTGTCGAACCGTCTCAAAAACATAAATCCATGAGACAATCTCACAGGAGACCTACCTAATTGAAAACGAGAGAGAGTTGTTATATGAATCTCAGCCTTATAATATGGATATAGATatgagcaaaaacttgtgtgagacggtctcacggatcgtattttgtgagacatatatcttatttgggtcatccatgaaaaatattaatttttattgtgaatatcgatagggttgatctcgtctcacagataaagattcgcgagactctctcacaagagatctactcataGATAGGTATGTGTCCAAacaaataatttaatcatgtatTTCATATATTTGCATTtgtgattaaatttttttcaagtCTATATCAACACCCCACGGAATTTCTCAACACAAGGGGAAATTTGCAAATATATTCTCAAGACAAGAATACCTTCAAAAATTTTGACAATGTTGTTTACTACAAACAGAGGCAAACGTGAAATATTTACCATCTATACCAAAACTAAACACATGTGTTATTGGTTCCCTCTtggcatattaattaattaaatcattaaatgCTCCAACAATGAGATCAATCATGTATATGGAGGATTCCTAGTTTAATTGCTCTATATTACACAATAGttgtttggaaaaaaaaaaaaaaaaaaacttacataCAGTCATATTTAATATTCGTTTGTCTAAATTATCCGATTATTGAAATCATGTTAAAAACTAAACAAATTCGAAATCGAGTCGAATTAAGTCAAATTAGGCGGATTACTACGCGAACTTTTGTTAGTTTATATCTCCCATTTACAATTTTCGAACACATTATGCGAAAACATGTTCTTAATATGTTTGATCTATGCTATAAAATGAAAacccaaataataataataacagcaACAAAGTcactaattaaaataatataaaaattcatgtgaaaCGATTTAAACGAGTCAATTTTGATAGACATTTATTCTATTTAGAtcaatttgaaaatatattattttttatgtcaaaatattattttttattgtaaatataaataaaattgatacgtgtataaaaaaaaatttcgtaaAATTATGTCACAATAGAGCTATCATTGAAATAAAAACACCATTATCTCTTTAGATATGAACATAGTTTCTCACACCTAATCTGAACAGCGGCAACCGCAAAACCATGAAATTATGTCCCAAACCACTCATTTATGTCACTATTATTACACTACCCTCCTTTTTTGTTCATTTAATTTAGGAGTAAAATTACAGAAAAAGTggaaaaataaaagtgtaataagaaaatgaaaggcagAGCAAAGAGAAGGAAAAAATGGTAACTgcagaaaaagaaagaaaagaaaatggagAATCAAAGCTGACCGAGAGAGAGGAAGTAACAAAACTATAGAAAGGTAGTCAAATAAAGCGAAAAACAATGCCAGATGATCACTGTCTACACATTGTTTTCCACAATTATTATCGTTAAtcacttcattttttttattgtttacgAATTTCATTGTTAATcacttcatttttttattttacgagTTTCATTTGtcatttcttttttccttttaagCTTTGCCGCTGCTGTCGTGGTGGTGGTGCTACTGCCTGCTGCACATTTCGCTTTCTCCCCTTGCAATCTACCTCTCACGTGAACAATAATTAGGCCCTTTATTCATCTTTTCATCCGTCTTTTCTAGGTTTTCTTTCTACAGTTTTGCCTGATCTTGGATTTCTCTTGATCTGCTCACTTCCCTTCAGATCCAGATCACTTGTGGGGCGTGTAATGTTCAGAGGACTTGAGGGTTTTGCAGTAAAGCTGTGAGTCTTGAAGTGGGTATCGTGGAATGACATTTTTGTGCTTGTTCTTGAGCTTGTTTCACCCTTTGGAGCTGCTGAATTTTGCTGCCTGTGTTAAAAGTGTTTGCTTTGGTGGTAAGTTGTGGTGGGTTTGGAGTGTTGGTTCCGGAAGTGGATTCTGGATTGGGTCTGGGATAATTTAGTAGACTTTGGTAGTTTAAGTGTTATTTGAAGTGGGCGTCGTTGAGCTGCAGAAGAAATACAGAGTTACATGATATTGGTGCAAATGGGTAAAAAAGGTGACATTTTTCTTCGATGTACCGAATGTGAAGTGGGATTTGATTCTTAGGTGTTGTAGAGGGGAAGTGTTGGAATGAATTTTCTCTACGGAGATGCTGGATCGAATTTTGTGATTTCAATGATTTGCTGTTTGAGTTAGGATTTTTGTTTTTCCTGAAGCGTTTGACTGGTAAACTATAGGCTAAATTTAAGGTGAGGATTTCAAATTAATGCCTCCATCACCGGCTGTGAGGGTTTTCCCACGTAGGGAAATGACGGTAGAGAATCACAAGAGAGGGCGCAGTCTCGAGAGCGGGATTCACTATCGAGATGACGACGATCTTGCTCTGTTCAACGAGTCGCGGAGCAAAGAAAAAGAGAATTTCTTGCTTCAGTCGAATGACGACTTTGAGGAGATATTCTGTGAGTTTTCACACCCTTGATCTGCTTTCAGATTATCTGCATTTATGGCTTTGGTATTTAGATAATAATgtggtttttttttatttgcttaGTCTTGCTGACAAATGTTGCCTTTTTTTTGTCTCCTGTCTTTTGTTTTTTCGTTTATGGCATTTGGCAGCTACAAAGTTGAGGTACTTACCAGATCACAAGCTTGGAATCTCCATTCCTGCTAGGGGTGAGAGTAGTGACCTGCTGAACACAGAGGGAGATAAAAATGACTATGATTGGTTtgttcttttatttttgttattttgttcttgattttcttttctttctctcGTTTGAATTTTGTTGGTATAAAAAAAGGGCTAAAAGCAACTATCGATGTGGTTTCAGGATATAGCAAAAATCCATTTTGCGCATTAACATTTTCCTGATGATTCTATCCATGTTATTGAAACTTAGAAGTTCTGATATTGAACTTCGGGCAAAAGTAATACCCATCAGTGATTGCATAAAATGATGACTGGCGGTATTTCATTCTCCTTGTGTTCCTTACCGTGTCATTCAAACTATGTTGCAGGTTGATAACGCCTC is part of the Primulina tabacum isolate GXHZ01 chromosome 18, ASM2559414v2, whole genome shotgun sequence genome and encodes:
- the LOC142533706 gene encoding protein Iojap-related, mitochondrial — its product is MWSVLRRRVLSSTSFSISHRCEDLTSSSIFARQIGFSSISHDVTDFVATKKELLSLEEVEKILHDVGADDVKVIPAPERCEFTDYMVIATGRSPWHVRNISQALIYKVKQKQRGASRMLLPTVVGQEGGKWIAIDSGKLIVHAVDEKARAYYNFEGLWASDKSNAEQVQDLEKAFVKVRRKNNSKKSSQPHM